The Drechmeria coniospora strain ARSEF 6962 chromosome 02, whole genome shotgun sequence genome has a segment encoding these proteins:
- a CDS encoding 3-hydroxyacyl-CoA dehydrogenase, with protein MKIENRTFIVSGGASGLGRACVEDIVKHGGSAAILDLSEDGKTFADELGPSARFFVCDVLDSSSIVKAVEGTVEWARATRRPLGGVIPAAGVSTPATILDRDGAAFNLDDVDFVLGVNLRGVLDLVSKSVEQMAKSEADTDGERGVVVMVASSAAFDGQKGQLSYSASKGAVAAMTLPMARDLARYGIRVVTIAPSLFETRMTSMMSAKVRKSLEATFEFPKRSGRPDEFASLVRQSIENSMLNGTVIRLDGGSRPSKI; from the exons ATGAAGATTGAAAATCGCACATTCATCGTGTCTGGAGG CGCCTCGGGCCTGGGCAGAGCATGCGTCGAGGACATTGTCAAGCACGGCGGAAGCGCCGCCATTCTGGACCTGAGCGAGGACGGAAAGACGTTTGCGGATGAGCTCGGCCCGTCTGCCAGGTTCTTTGTCTGCGACGTGTTGGACTCGTCGAGCAtcgtcaaggccgtcgagggcaccgTCGAatgggcgagggcgacgaggagaccGCTCGGTGGCGTAATCCCTGCCGCTGGCGTCTCAACACCGGCGACG ATTCTCGaccgcgacggcgccgcctttaacctcgacgacgtcgactttGTGCTCGGCGTCAACCTGCGCGGCGTTTTGGATCTCGTGAGCAAGTCGGTCGAGCAGATGGCCAAGAGCGAGGCCGAtaccgacggcgagcgtggcgtcgtcgtcatggtgGCCTCCTCTGCCGCATTTGACGGCCAAAAGGGCCAGCTGTCGTACTCGGCGAGCAAGGGAGCggtggcggccatgacgctgCCGATGGCGCGAGACCTGGCCCGGTACGGGATCCGCGTCGTGACGATTGCGCCGAGCCTGTTCGAGACGCGCATGACGAGCATGATGTCGGCCAAGGTGCGCAAGAGCCTCGAGGCCACCTTTGAGTTCCCGAAGCGCTCGGGCAGGCCGGACGAGTTTGCGTCGCTCGTGAGGCAGTCGATTGAGAACTCGATGCtcaacggcaccgtcatccGGCTCGATGGTGGCTCGCGGCCTTCCAAGATTTAG
- a CDS encoding GTP-binding protein ypt4 — protein sequence MTRPRRSSGASDDSAGTAQEQELGSMYDYLAKVILLGPSGTGKQVQSCLLHRFVKNEWRVLSSQTIGVEFATKIIKVGTGARRKRIKFQLWDTAGTERFRSVSRSYYRGAAGAILVYDISSHASFRALQPFLNDARALASPNLSIMLVGNKLDLASDDALVDTSVPPATPSSVGSTSTMTAGDAASAYSMSAMPAAGSYRDGAGSIGAGTHLRATVAPEGREITSVDASLWASKVAIPVVAEASALHGDGVDEIFARLARMILTKIELGEINPDNPMSGIQYGDGGHWNAASDGGSIKSTMTGLTVDDNGGGLRRRCKGKGKNQNWGLREWEEVFTLSSRRRGGGCC from the exons ATGACGCGACCGAGACGATCGTCGGGTGCTAGCGACGACAGCGCTGGAACGGCGCAAGAACAG GAGTTGGGCAGCATGTACGACTATCTCGCCAAGGTCATACTACTAGGCCCCAGCGGCACCGGCAAGCAAGTCCA ATCCTGCCTCCTGCACCGTTTCGTCAAAAACGAGTGGAGGGTCCTTTCCTCCCAGaccatcggcgtcgagtTCGCCACTAAAATAATTAAGGTCGGCACCGGAGCGCGGCGGAAACGCATCAAGTTCCAG ctCTGGGACACGGCAGGCACCGAACGCTTTCGATCCGTTTCGAGATCATACTaccgcggcgccgccggcgcgatACTCGTCTACGACATCAGCTCCCACGCCTCCTTCCGCGCTCTCCAACCCTTTCTCAACGACGCCCGCGCCTTGGCGTCACCGAACCTGAGCATCATGCTTGTCGGCAACaagctcgacctcgcctcGGACGACGCCTTGGTCGATACGAGCGTGCccccggcgacgccgagcagcgtgggctcgacgtcgaccatgacggccggcgacgccgccagcGCTTACTCCATGTCCGCcatgcccgccgccggctcctaTCGAGATGGCGCCGGTTCCATCGGCGCCGGGACGCACCTGCGAGCGACCGTCGCGCCCGAGGGGAGGGAGATTACGAGCGTCGACGCGAGCCTGTGGGCGAGCAAGGTCGCCATccccgtcgtggccgaggcaAGCGCCctccacggcgacggcgtcgacgagataTTCGCCCGCCTCGCACGCATGATCCTGACCAAGATTGAGCTTGGCGAAATCAACCCCGACAACCCCATGAGCGGCATCCAGTACGGCGACGGAGGACACTGGAACGCGGCGAgtgacggcggcagcatcaaGAGCACCATGACGGgcctcaccgtcgacgataacggcggcggcctgcgAAGGCGATGCAAGGGAAAGGGAAAGAATCAGAACTGGGGGCTCAGGGAATGGGAAGAGGTGTTTACCCTCAGCAGCCGACGTCGCGGCGGAGGCTGCTGCTGA